From the Hyphomicrobiaceae bacterium genome, the window GTTGAGGCTTGGGGCCTGAAGCTGTGCGCCAAGGAGCCCAAGTGGTACTCCGACACGGTGTCGGCTATCATCGTTCCCGAAGGCTTCGACGCCAACAACGTTCTCAAGACGGCCTATTTTCGCTACAACACCTCGCTCGGCGCTGGCCTCAATAAGGTCAACGGCAAGGTGTTCCGCATCGGCCATCTCGGTGCGCTTGATGAGGGCATGATCGGCGGCGTGCTCTTCAACGTCGAAATGGCGCTCAAGGATTGCGGCGTGCCGATCAAGTTCGGATCGGGCACCGGCGCTGCGGCGGAATACTTCTCCAAGACCGCAACCAAGTCGGCGACAAGCGTCACCGCAAAGGCGGCCTAAAGTACTGGAGCGCCCGGCCTTTTGCGCGGTCGGGCGCTTCGTTATTCTTACGTTATTCCGGCTTACGACATTGCGCCAGATAAGGACCCGGCCTCTTGGGTGGCCGTGGCCGAACGACCCCACAAACAAAATCCAAGGGAAGGTAACCCCACAATGAGCTTCACGCTTTATCCCACCCGCAAACAGCGCCTGCAGCGTTCCTATCTCGCGGTTCCCGGTTCGAACCCCACCATGATCGAGCGCGCATTCAAGAGCGCCGCCGATTTCGTGTTTCTCGATTGCGAAGATGCCGTGGCTCCGCCGGAGAAGGAGCAGGCTCGTAAGAACATCATCCAGGCTCTGAACGATCTCGACTGGCAGGGCGTTGGCAAGAGCGTCTCGGTGCGCATCAACGGCCTCGACACTCACTACATGTATCGCGACGTCGTGGACATCGTGGAGCAGGCCGGCGCCAAGCTGGACACCATCCTCATTCCCAAGGTCGGCGTACCGGCCGACGTCTACACGGTCGAATGCATCGTCAGCCAGATCGAGGTTGCCAAGGGCCTGAAGAACACTATCGGCACCGAGGCCCTGATCGAAACGCCGCTCGGCATGGCGAACGTGGAAGCCATTGCGGCCGCCAACAGCCGCCTGGAAGCGATGCACTTCGGTGTCGCCGACTATTCGGCGTTCAACAAGGCGCGTACCGTCGTCATCGGCGGCCTCAACCCCGACTATCCGGGCGATCAGTGGCACTTCCCGCTTTCGCGCATGACGGTCGCCTGCCGCGCTTACGGTCTACGTCCGATCGACGGTCCGTTCGGTGGCATCGACGATCCGGAAGGTTTCAAGGCCGCATGCCGACGTGGCGCTGCGCTCGGCATGGAAGGCAAGTGGGCAATCCATCCTTCGCAGATTGAACTCGCCAACGAGATCTATTCGCCGACCGGCAAGGAAGTCGAACGCGCCGAGCGCATCCTCGTTGCTCTCAAGGAAGCTGAGGCGCAGGGCAAGGGCGCAGCATCGCTCGACGGCAAGATGATCGACGCTGCGTCGGAGAAGATGGCGCGCAACATGCTGGCGACGGCTGCTGCGATTAAGGCCGCCGAAGCCGCCCGCGCAAAGAAGGCCTAACACGGGTCGAGGAAAACAATTCCAAGGAGGTCCAAAATGGACATTCATGAGTATCAGGCCAAGGAGCTTCTTTCGAAGTTCGGCGTGCCTATTCCGCGCGGTGGTCTGGCCTATAGCCCTGAGCAGGCGACCTATCGCGCCAGCGAGCTGGGAAGCGGAGCTGTCGTTGTTAAGGCGCAGATCCATTCGGGTGCTCGCGGCAAAGCCGGTGGCATCAAGCTCTGCAAGACCGAGCAGGAAATCGAAGACGCTGCCGAGGCGCTGCTCGGCCGCAAGCTCGTCACCCATCAGACGGGCCCTGCTGGCAAGCTCGTCTCGCGTCTGTACATCGAAGAAGCCACCAACATCGACAAAGAGATCTATCTCGGCTTCGTGATGGATCGCGCGTCGGAGCGCATCATGGTCGTGGCTTCGGCCGCGGGCGGCATGGACATCGAAGAGATTTCCGCAAAGAAGCCCGACACCATCATCCGCGTCTCGGTGGACCCCGCGGTCGGTATGCAGCAATTCCAGGCGCGCGAGATTGCGTTTGGGCTCGGCGTCGATCCTGAGATCGTCAACAAACTGGTTACGGCAGTTATGGGTTGCTATCGCGCATTCCGCGATCTGGATGCAACCATGGTGGAGATCAATCCGCTCGTGATCACGAAGGAAAAGACCGTCGTGGCGCTCGATGCCAAGATGTCCTTCGACGAAAACGCACTGTTTCGCCGCCCCCACATCGCGGAGCTGCGTGACAAGAGCCAGGAAGATCCGCGCGAAACTTATGCCAACGATCGCGGCTTGTCGTATGTCGGCCTCGATGGTGACATCGGATGCGTCGTCAACGGTGCCGGTCTCGCCATGGCAACGCTCGACATGATCAAACTGGCGGGTGGAGAGCCGGCCAACTTCCTCGATATTGGCGGGGGCGCTTCACCTGAACGCGTCACCAAGTCGTTCCGGGCTGTGCTGCGCGACAAGAACGTCAAGGCCATCCTTGTCAACGTTTTCGCAGGCATCAACCGCTGCGACTGGGTTGCAAAGGGCGTGGTCGATTCCATCAAGGAGCTGAAGATCACGATGCCCGTCGTCGTGCGTCTTGCCGGCACCAACGTAGAGGAAGGCCGCAAGATCATCGAGCAGAGCGGACTTTCGGTCATCAGTGCCGACACGCTTGCAGAAGCGGCCAAGAATGCCGTCGCTGCGGCCAAAAGCGCCTAAGGCCCCGGAGGAGACATCTATGGCTATTTTCATCAACGAGAATACACCCATCCTGATCCAGGGCTTTACCGGCCGCATCGGCACGTTTCATGCCCAGGAGATGATTGACTACGGCACCAACGTGATCGGTGGCGTCACGCCCGGTAAGGGTGGTTCCACCCATCTTGGCCGTCCGGTCTTCAACACGGTGAAGGGTGCCGTGGAAGAGGCTGGCGCAGAAGCCTCGATCGTGTTCGTGCCGCCGCCGTTCGCGGCGGACGCGATCATGGAAGCCGCCGATGCGGGCATCAAGTACTGCGTCTGCATCACAGATGGCATTCCCGCCCAGGACATGATCCGCGTGAAGCGATACATGCGCCGCTACAAGAAAGAGCAGCGTATGGTTCTGACCGGACCGAATTGCGCCGGCACGATTTCGCCGGGCAAGGCCATGCTAGGCATCATGCCCGGACACATCTATCTGCCGGGCCGAGTTGGCATCGTCGGGCGTTCAGGCACGCTGGGCTACGAAGCGGCCGAGCAGCTCAAGGCTCTCGGTATCGGCGTGTCGACGTCGGTCGGCATTGGCGGCGACCCCATCAATGGCTCGTCGTTCCGCGATGTGCTCGAACACTTCGCCGAGGATCCCGATACCGATGCGGTCATGATGATCGGTGAAATCGGCGGTCCGCAGGAAGCTGAAGCTGGCGAGTTTATCCGCGACCACTTCAAGAAGCCTGTCATTGCCTACATCGCAGGTCTGTCAGCGCCCAAGGGCCGCCGGATGGGCCATGCAGGCGCCATCGTCTCGGCTTTCGGCGAGTCGGCTGCGGAGAAGGTCGACATCCTGAAGAACTGTGGCGTGAACATTGCGCCGACGCCATCGGAAATGGGCGCGACGGTTGCCCAAGTACTCTCGAAGACCAAGAAGGTCGCTTAAAGCGCCCCTGAATGACACGACTGCCCGCATCCGGCTTGATCTCTTCAAGCTGGATGCAGGCCAAGCGTTGCGCGCGTGTCGCCTCGCATAAACAACGAAAACGGAGGCCGGAGGATCAACGTCATGCAAGACAAGACCAGCGCTGAAAGCACCGTGAAGCTCGATGGCTCCGTGTTGCGTGATGAGCTCAAGCGTCTTCGCACGAAGATCCCCGACAATCCCTCTCTCAATCCCATCCTCAATGTCGCATTCGACCTGTCGCGGCGGCTGGAGTCGGGGCAGATCCCCTACAAGGAACTGAAAGCTCTCGCCGGTCGCATCATGGATCGCGCCTGTGTGCATCGCGCGCGCAACTTGCGCGAACGTATCGGCTACCAGGATCAGGCGACGACGCTTAAGGATTTCACGTCTTACGTCGAGAAGACCGCCGAAAAGGCCGGCTCGCTTGAGGCCTTCTCAGAGCGCTGGGAGCGCGCACGCACAGGCATCGTCTTGACGGCCCATCCCACGTTCGGCCTGTCTGACGAGCTGTACCATCGCATGGTGGAAATCGCCGTCTCCAATCCCGAAGACAATGACGTCACCATCGGTTTGCCGCATCGTCCCTCGGGCAAGATCACTTTGCAGCACGAGCACAAGTGCGCTCAGGATGCGATCGAGAACCTGCGCAATGCTTATGAGGAGCTTCTGCACGGCTTCTACAGCGTCGCGGCCCAGAAATTCGGGCCGGAAGCGTACAACTTGCGCCCCAAGATGACGACGTTTGCTTCCTGGGTCGGCTACGATCTTGACGGGCGCACGGATATTGCCTGGACCTTCTCGTTCAAGGTCCGGCTGATGGAGAAGCGCGCCGCGCTTGTCGATGTGCGCAAGCGCTTCCTCAACCTGAAGCACAAGTTGGGTGACGGCGACGCCGTTCAACGCATTTCCAGGCAGTTGACTGGAAAGCTCGATCTTGCGATCGCCGCCGTGGACGAGCAGCTGAAGGCGCTGGAAGATGTTGGTTCCGGTCCTGGCGCGCTGGCGAAAGCGGCAAATGTCATTACGCGCGGAGATGGCTACAACATCACCTCCGTCGAGCCGCTGACGTCTCTATTGGCTCAGCTTCTCGATGCTACTGAAGCGCCTCAGATGAAGCGTGCGGTTGCAGCGTTGATCGGGCTCGTGGATGCAACCGGCCTTGGTGCGTCTCACATCCATCTGCGCATCAACGCGCTGCAGATCAACAACGCTTTCCGCGCCTTCGTGCACGAGCCCTGGACGCGCGATCTGAGCGAGCGTCAGGCGCTGGCGCGCATCGTGGAGATGATACGCAACTCGCCGCGCGAGACGGTCAACTTCGAGACCCTGGATCTGGAGACGGCGACCGCCATCCGCCAGTTCGCATTAGCGGCGCAGATCTTCAAGCATGTCGACCACGAGACGCCGATCCGATTCCTGATTGCCGAGTGCGAAAGCCCTGCGACGATCTTGATCGCGATCTTCTTCGCCAAGCTGTTCGGCGTCGAAACTATTACGGACATCTCCCCATTGTTCGAGACGCCGTTTGGTCTCGAAAACGGCACCCGGATCATGGAGCGTCTGCTGGAGGAGGATGCCTATCGCGATTACGTACGCGGTAGAAAGCGTCTGTCCATTCAGACGGGTTTCTCCGATGCGGGGCGCTTTATCGGACAAATCTCAGCGACGCTTGCGATCGAGCGCTACTATCAGGGTCTTGCCGCGATCATCGATCGGGCTGGCTTGGACGGCGTGGAGACGTTGATATTCTCGACCCACGGCGAGTCCATGGGGCGTGGCGCGCATCCCGGCGATCTCCACACACGCCTCCATTACGTGTTTTCGGATGAGGCGCGCCGCCGTTTCGGAAATGCGGAGTTGCCCGTCAAGC encodes:
- a CDS encoding CoA ester lyase; the protein is MSFTLYPTRKQRLQRSYLAVPGSNPTMIERAFKSAADFVFLDCEDAVAPPEKEQARKNIIQALNDLDWQGVGKSVSVRINGLDTHYMYRDVVDIVEQAGAKLDTILIPKVGVPADVYTVECIVSQIEVAKGLKNTIGTEALIETPLGMANVEAIAAANSRLEAMHFGVADYSAFNKARTVVIGGLNPDYPGDQWHFPLSRMTVACRAYGLRPIDGPFGGIDDPEGFKAACRRGAALGMEGKWAIHPSQIELANEIYSPTGKEVERAERILVALKEAEAQGKGAASLDGKMIDAASEKMARNMLATAAAIKAAEAARAKKA
- a CDS encoding malate--CoA ligase subunit beta; translation: MDIHEYQAKELLSKFGVPIPRGGLAYSPEQATYRASELGSGAVVVKAQIHSGARGKAGGIKLCKTEQEIEDAAEALLGRKLVTHQTGPAGKLVSRLYIEEATNIDKEIYLGFVMDRASERIMVVASAAGGMDIEEISAKKPDTIIRVSVDPAVGMQQFQAREIAFGLGVDPEIVNKLVTAVMGCYRAFRDLDATMVEINPLVITKEKTVVALDAKMSFDENALFRRPHIAELRDKSQEDPRETYANDRGLSYVGLDGDIGCVVNGAGLAMATLDMIKLAGGEPANFLDIGGGASPERVTKSFRAVLRDKNVKAILVNVFAGINRCDWVAKGVVDSIKELKITMPVVVRLAGTNVEEGRKIIEQSGLSVISADTLAEAAKNAVAAAKSA
- the sucD gene encoding succinate--CoA ligase subunit alpha, giving the protein MAIFINENTPILIQGFTGRIGTFHAQEMIDYGTNVIGGVTPGKGGSTHLGRPVFNTVKGAVEEAGAEASIVFVPPPFAADAIMEAADAGIKYCVCITDGIPAQDMIRVKRYMRRYKKEQRMVLTGPNCAGTISPGKAMLGIMPGHIYLPGRVGIVGRSGTLGYEAAEQLKALGIGVSTSVGIGGDPINGSSFRDVLEHFAEDPDTDAVMMIGEIGGPQEAEAGEFIRDHFKKPVIAYIAGLSAPKGRRMGHAGAIVSAFGESAAEKVDILKNCGVNIAPTPSEMGATVAQVLSKTKKVA
- a CDS encoding phosphoenolpyruvate carboxylase, with protein sequence MQDKTSAESTVKLDGSVLRDELKRLRTKIPDNPSLNPILNVAFDLSRRLESGQIPYKELKALAGRIMDRACVHRARNLRERIGYQDQATTLKDFTSYVEKTAEKAGSLEAFSERWERARTGIVLTAHPTFGLSDELYHRMVEIAVSNPEDNDVTIGLPHRPSGKITLQHEHKCAQDAIENLRNAYEELLHGFYSVAAQKFGPEAYNLRPKMTTFASWVGYDLDGRTDIAWTFSFKVRLMEKRAALVDVRKRFLNLKHKLGDGDAVQRISRQLTGKLDLAIAAVDEQLKALEDVGSGPGALAKAANVITRGDGYNITSVEPLTSLLAQLLDATEAPQMKRAVAALIGLVDATGLGASHIHLRINALQINNAFRAFVHEPWTRDLSERQALARIVEMIRNSPRETVNFETLDLETATAIRQFALAAQIFKHVDHETPIRFLIAECESPATILIAIFFAKLFGVETITDISPLFETPFGLENGTRIMERLLEEDAYRDYVRGRKRLSIQTGFSDAGRFIGQISATLAIERYYQGLAAIIDRAGLDGVETLIFSTHGESMGRGAHPGDLHTRLHYVFSDEARRRFGNAELPVKHETSFQGGDGYMFFGHRALTTRTLATIIMDGDVPEPENDPFYTQQNLSLDFFLRLRAYQQALFAHSGYRAMLGAFGPNLLFKTGSRPVKRQGVHASDRGDPARMRAIPNNAILQQFGYIANVVAGLGAGVGADKDRFAKLARSSSRLKSLLQMIAHGKKLSSLNAMGANATVFDAGFWASRASWGREEALEPAFRSLATHLLKDDRCSSINQLVHHLRLDAIDLHAILENQDMSGGKVPDEHRLELDLLQAIRLAVIMRIFILAAQLPRFTPQDGLSYEQVLDMALSLEIPEVVSIMRKAFPHEQRAADASASFDEPASYRPRGIDDYGRLENEIFQPMEEAYEFVREIGTGISHHFGAFG